A single region of the Gasterosteus aculeatus chromosome 1, fGasAcu3.hap1.1, whole genome shotgun sequence genome encodes:
- the atp1b1b gene encoding sodium/potassium-transporting ATPase subunit beta-1b, whose amino-acid sequence MSSTKDAGGWKRFVWDSDKGELLGRTGGSWLKIIGFYIIFYGCLAGIFVGTIQALLLTLSNYKPTWQDRVAPPGLSHTPRSDKSEVSFNLNDVETYLPYTKALKDFMAKYNEDIQKDQMKFEDCTDSPADYKNRGDLESDQGIRKACRFYRNLLGPCSGLDDPDFGFKEGKPCIIVKLNRIVNFRPKPPTSNESIPDEAQHKVQPNVIPIYCTNKREEDAGKIGEIKYHGIGGGFPLQYYPYYGKLLHPQYLQPLLALQFTNLTLNTELRIECKVFGDNIGYSEKDRYQGRFEIKLSINSL is encoded by the exons ATGTCTTCCACCAAAGACGCTGGCGGCTGGAAGAGGTTCGTGTGGGACTCGGACAAAGGAGAGCTGCTCGGTCGAACCGGTGGCAGTTGGC TCAAAATTATAGGCTTCTACATCATTTTCTATGGCTGCCTGGCAGGAATCTTCGTCGGAACCATCCAAGCCTTGCTGCTCACCTTAAGCAACTACAAGCCCACCTGGCAGGACCGGGTCGCACCCCCCG GCCTTAGTCACACCCCACGATCAGACAAATCTGAAGTGTCCTTTAACCTCAATGACGTGGAGACCTACCTGCCTTACACCAAGGCCTTGAAGGACTTCATGGCTAAGTACAACGAGGACATACAGAAGGACCAGATGAAGTTCGAGGACTGTACAG ACAGCCCTGCAGATTACAAGAACCGGGGCGACTTGGAGAGCGACCAGGGCATCAGGAAGGCCTGTCGTTTCTACAGGAACCTGCTGGGACCCTGCTCCGGCCTTGACGACCCAGACTTTGGTTTCAAGGAGGGAAAGCCCTGCATAATAGTGAAGCTCAACAGGATTGTCAACTTCCGTCCAAAG CCTCCCACCTCTAATGAAAGCATTCCTGACGAGGCTCAACATAAGGTGCAGCCCAATGTCATCCCAATCTACTGCACCAACAAG agagaggaggatgCTGGTAAAATCGGTGAGATCAAGTACCACGGTATCGGCGGAGGCTTCCCCCTGCAGTATTACCCGTACTACGGCAAGCTGCTGCACCCCCAGTACTTGCAGCCGCTGTTGGCTCTGCAGTTCACCAACCTCACCTTGAATACTGAACTGCGCATTGAGTGCAAAGTGTTCGGAGACAACATTGGGTACAGCGAAAAGGACCGCTATCAGGGCCGCTTTGAAATCAAGCTATCTATTAACAGTTTATGA